A part of Myxococcus landrumus genomic DNA contains:
- a CDS encoding penicillin acylase family protein — protein MKSGRTRWHLPLLAGLSLAFATACGEDDDGGPKLPPEEPPKYEATIRRTSHGIPHITAKNMASLSYGQGYAFAKDHVCILSDQIIKVRGERARYMGQGPGNTFVGSDFGYRVLQLHEKAEAAFPKLPADIQEMFQGYVAGFNRYVTETPPENLPKPCTNAPWVKPITAVDLFAYDISVGLAGSSYQLILAIAAATPPITGASTEGRPPMDSFKVERPEHHSVGSNGWAIGADRAANKRGMVVANPHFPWEGELKLWESHLTVPGELNVYGVGLLGVPAVLIGFNDHVAWTHTFSSGQRMTLYGLQLVPGKPTRYKYGSGERDMVARDITVLVKLPEGSVTSITQRFYSSHYGPVIAIPGVAPWTAQSVLSVRDANLDNTQLVSQFVGMNRAKSLAEFQSVYEKVQGIPWVNTMAADRDGNVWYADATPTPNLSEQAIAMWRAASNMPGTPTFNIWREMGLVLLDGSNPENEWRDVANARGPGLVPYSGIPKLSRRDFVFNANDSYWLANPAQPLTGYSPMHGLEGVGQSPRTRMNAVLLTEKNGASGADNLFTVAELENAILGNRGMTAELLRDQVVARCTGVPTVQVNTTVINISQGCAALAAWDGRYDATSKGAALWREFSGSFSMGELSTGVSGAGTSSLYAELFDATKPIETPRTLKAAPTDGSADSVLVALANAVYRLGLARIPVDAPLGQSQYSTRVDGKRIPIHGGGAYDGTANIVSWGTLKSTTPDSDFSAVRGTNLINSRTNLTDTGYVINNGSSFIMAMEFTEKSVSGRAVLTYSQSSDKASPYFADQTELFSNKQWRPIVFTEEAITAAKVDEVTISGN, from the coding sequence TTGAAGTCCGGGCGTACTCGATGGCACCTCCCCCTCCTCGCCGGGCTGAGCCTGGCCTTCGCCACCGCCTGCGGTGAGGATGATGACGGCGGCCCGAAGCTGCCACCCGAAGAGCCGCCCAAGTACGAAGCGACCATCCGCCGGACGTCGCACGGCATCCCCCACATCACCGCCAAGAACATGGCCAGCCTGTCCTACGGACAGGGCTATGCGTTCGCGAAGGACCACGTCTGTATCCTGTCGGACCAGATCATCAAGGTCCGCGGTGAGCGCGCGCGCTACATGGGCCAGGGCCCCGGCAACACCTTTGTGGGCAGCGACTTCGGCTACCGCGTCCTCCAGCTCCACGAGAAGGCCGAGGCCGCCTTCCCCAAGCTCCCCGCCGACATCCAGGAGATGTTCCAGGGCTACGTCGCGGGCTTCAACCGCTATGTGACGGAGACGCCGCCGGAGAACCTCCCGAAGCCCTGCACCAACGCGCCCTGGGTCAAGCCCATCACCGCCGTGGACCTGTTCGCCTACGACATCAGCGTGGGCCTTGCGGGCAGCAGCTACCAGCTCATCCTCGCCATCGCCGCGGCCACGCCGCCCATCACCGGCGCGAGCACCGAGGGCCGCCCGCCGATGGACAGCTTCAAGGTGGAGCGTCCGGAGCACCACAGCGTGGGTAGCAACGGCTGGGCCATTGGCGCGGACCGTGCCGCCAACAAGCGCGGCATGGTGGTGGCCAACCCGCACTTCCCCTGGGAGGGCGAGCTGAAGCTCTGGGAGAGCCACCTCACCGTCCCCGGCGAGCTCAACGTCTATGGCGTGGGCCTGCTGGGCGTGCCCGCGGTGCTCATCGGCTTCAACGACCACGTGGCCTGGACGCACACCTTCTCGTCCGGTCAGCGCATGACGCTCTACGGGCTGCAGCTCGTGCCGGGCAAGCCCACCCGCTACAAGTACGGCAGCGGGGAGCGAGACATGGTCGCCCGCGACATCACCGTCCTGGTGAAGCTGCCGGAAGGTTCGGTGACGAGCATCACCCAGCGGTTCTACAGCAGCCACTACGGCCCGGTCATCGCCATCCCCGGCGTGGCGCCGTGGACCGCGCAGTCGGTGCTCTCCGTCCGCGACGCCAACCTGGACAACACGCAGCTCGTCTCCCAGTTCGTGGGGATGAACCGGGCCAAGAGCCTGGCGGAGTTCCAGAGCGTGTATGAGAAGGTGCAGGGCATCCCCTGGGTCAACACCATGGCCGCGGACCGGGATGGCAACGTCTGGTACGCCGACGCCACGCCCACGCCCAACCTCAGCGAGCAGGCCATCGCCATGTGGCGCGCGGCCTCCAACATGCCGGGCACGCCGACCTTCAACATCTGGCGCGAGATGGGCCTGGTGCTGCTCGACGGAAGCAACCCGGAGAACGAGTGGCGTGACGTCGCCAACGCGCGCGGCCCCGGCCTGGTGCCCTACAGCGGCATTCCCAAGCTTTCCCGCCGCGACTTCGTCTTCAACGCCAACGACAGCTACTGGCTGGCCAACCCCGCGCAGCCGCTCACCGGCTACTCCCCCATGCACGGCCTGGAGGGCGTGGGCCAGTCGCCGCGCACGCGCATGAACGCCGTGCTGCTCACGGAGAAGAATGGCGCGTCCGGCGCCGACAACCTGTTCACCGTGGCGGAGCTGGAGAACGCCATCCTGGGCAACCGCGGCATGACGGCGGAGCTCTTGAGGGACCAGGTCGTGGCGCGCTGCACGGGCGTGCCGACGGTGCAGGTCAACACCACCGTCATCAACATCAGCCAGGGCTGCGCGGCGCTGGCCGCGTGGGACGGGCGCTACGACGCGACCAGCAAGGGCGCGGCCCTGTGGCGTGAGTTCAGCGGCTCCTTCAGCATGGGTGAGCTGTCCACGGGCGTCTCCGGCGCGGGCACCAGCTCGCTGTACGCGGAGCTCTTCGACGCGACCAAGCCCATCGAGACGCCTCGCACGCTGAAGGCCGCGCCGACGGACGGCAGCGCGGACTCCGTGCTCGTCGCCCTGGCCAACGCGGTGTACCGGCTGGGCCTGGCGCGGATTCCGGTGGATGCCCCGCTGGGCCAGTCGCAGTACAGCACCCGCGTGGACGGCAAGCGCATCCCCATCCACGGTGGTGGCGCCTACGACGGCACGGCCAACATCGTCTCCTGGGGCACGCTCAAGTCCACCACGCCTGACTCCGACTTCAGCGCGGTGCGCGGCACGAACCTCATCAACAGCCGCACCAACCTGACCGACACCGGCTACGTCATCAACAACGGCAGCAGCTTCATCATGGCCATGGAGTTCACCGAGAAGAGCGTCAGCGGGCGCGCGGTGCTCACCTACAGCCAGTCCAGCGACAAGGCCTCGCCGTACTTCGCGGACCAGACGGAGCTGTTCTCCAACAAGCAGTGGCGCCCCATCGTCTTCACCGAGGAGGCCATCACCGCCGCCAAGGTCGACGAGGTGACCATCTCCGGCAACTGA
- a CDS encoding DofA protein encodes MATTVYKTALIDRVFFLRWESPPNREDIQAVFEEMRETHERLKPPLVLVASLSSRSAVPNSEQRNNLSAFQSDARPLFTEIHAIVEGNDLQYNLQRVIIAGINIITRTHEETLQRVHQRAEQVAPLLTHSLGVDGPKVIEEARKRGVV; translated from the coding sequence ATGGCGACAACCGTCTACAAGACAGCCCTCATCGACCGCGTCTTCTTCCTGCGCTGGGAGTCGCCTCCCAATCGAGAAGATATCCAAGCCGTCTTCGAGGAGATGCGGGAGACCCACGAGCGGCTCAAGCCGCCCCTGGTGCTGGTGGCGAGCCTGTCCTCGAGGTCCGCCGTCCCCAACTCCGAGCAGCGCAACAACCTCTCCGCCTTCCAGTCCGACGCGCGGCCGCTCTTCACGGAGATCCACGCCATCGTCGAGGGCAACGACCTCCAGTACAACCTCCAGCGCGTCATCATCGCGGGCATCAACATCATCACGCGCACCCATGAGGAGACGCTCCAGCGCGTCCACCAGCGCGCCGAGCAGGTGGCGCCGCTGCTGACCCACAGCCTGGGCGTGGATGGGCCGAAGGTCATCGAGGAGGCGCGCAAGCGCGGCGTCGTGTGA
- the pssA gene encoding CDP-diacylglycerol--serine O-phosphatidyltransferase: MTTEQPRARRPRRHFSMIRTFVLADFVTLGNGFAGTGAILSAMQYLATGRETWLWVAFALMPLALVMDFLDGRIARWRFKKSPLGADLDSLADVISFGMAPAALAFAVGMRGALDVAVLLYFVACGISRLARFNVTSAELSDGSGKVKYFEGTPIPTSLGLVLVLAVATWQGRIGESMWGGAWELGPLVLHPLVLLYAASGSAMISKTLRIPKI; encoded by the coding sequence ATGACGACCGAGCAGCCGCGTGCCCGTCGCCCACGCCGCCACTTCTCGATGATTCGCACCTTCGTGCTCGCCGACTTCGTGACGCTGGGCAACGGCTTCGCGGGGACGGGGGCCATCCTCTCCGCGATGCAGTACCTGGCCACCGGCCGGGAGACGTGGCTGTGGGTGGCGTTCGCGTTGATGCCGTTGGCGTTGGTGATGGACTTCCTGGATGGGCGCATCGCCCGCTGGCGGTTCAAGAAGTCGCCCCTGGGGGCGGACCTGGACTCACTGGCGGACGTCATCTCCTTTGGCATGGCGCCGGCGGCGCTGGCCTTCGCGGTGGGGATGCGTGGGGCGCTGGACGTGGCGGTGCTCCTGTACTTCGTCGCCTGCGGCATCAGCCGGCTGGCGCGCTTCAACGTCACGTCCGCGGAGCTGTCGGACGGGTCGGGGAAGGTGAAGTACTTCGAGGGCACGCCCATCCCCACCAGCCTGGGTCTGGTGCTGGTGTTGGCGGTGGCGACGTGGCAGGGCCGGATTGGCGAGTCGATGTGGGGAGGGGCCTGGGAGTTGGGGCCGCTGGTGTTGCATCCGCTGGTGCTGCTGTACGCGGCCAGCGGCAGCGCGATGATCAGCAAGACGCTGCGCATCCCCAAGATTTGA